In the Lascolabacillus massiliensis genome, one interval contains:
- the rplN gene encoding 50S ribosomal protein L14, translating into MIQRESRLTVTDNSGAREVLCINVLGGTGRRYASVGDIIVVSIKSTIPSSDIKKGAVSKAIIVRTKKEIRRADGSYIRFDDNACVLLNNAGELRGSRIFGPVARELRSTNMKIVSLAPEVL; encoded by the coding sequence ATGATACAGAGAGAATCCAGATTAACAGTTACCGATAATAGTGGTGCCAGAGAAGTTCTCTGCATAAACGTACTAGGAGGTACAGGAAGACGTTATGCGTCAGTAGGGGATATCATTGTTGTTTCAATAAAGAGTACAATCCCTTCAAGTGATATTAAAAAAGGTGCTGTATCAAAAGCAATCATAGTACGCACGAAAAAAGAGATTCGTAGAGCTGATGGTTCTTACATACGATTCGATGACAATGCATGTGTTCTACTGAATAATGCAGGAGAATTGAGAGGAAGTCGTATTTTTGGACCAGTTGCACGTGAACTCCGTAGTACTAATATGAAGATTGTTTCATTAGCTCCTGAAGTATTATAA
- the rpsH gene encoding 30S ribosomal protein S8 produces MTDPIADYLTRLRNAIQAKHRVVEIPASNLKKDITKILFEKGYILNYKFVDDGPQGTIMVALKYDPINKVNAIKKLERISTPGLRKYVGHKDLPRVLNGLGIAILSTSNGVMTDKEAREQKVGGEVLCYVY; encoded by the coding sequence ATGACAGATCCTATAGCAGATTATTTGACGCGGTTAAGAAATGCAATCCAGGCGAAACATCGTGTGGTTGAGATTCCCGCTTCAAACTTAAAGAAAGATATCACTAAGATTCTTTTTGAAAAGGGCTACATTCTTAATTATAAGTTTGTAGATGACGGACCACAAGGAACAATTATGGTTGCGTTAAAGTATGATCCAATAAACAAGGTAAACGCAATTAAAAAACTTGAACGAATCTCTACTCCTGGTTTACGTAAATATGTAGGCCACAAAGATTTACCACGCGTTCTTAATGGTTTGGGAATTGCAATTTTATCTACTTCAAATGGAGTAATGACAGATAAGGAAGCCCGCGAGCAAAAAGTGGGTGGTGAAGTTTTATGTTACGTTTATTAA
- the rpsN gene encoding 30S ribosomal protein S14, which yields MAKESMKAREVKRAKMVARYAEKRAKYIAEGNYEALQSIPKNASPVRLHNRCKITGRPKGYMRQFGLSRIQFREMASKGQIPGVKKASW from the coding sequence ATGGCAAAAGAATCAATGAAAGCCCGTGAGGTGAAAAGAGCTAAAATGGTTGCCCGTTATGCTGAAAAAAGAGCAAAATATATAGCAGAAGGCAATTATGAGGCACTTCAATCTATCCCTAAAAATGCTTCTCCGGTACGTTTGCACAATCGTTGCAAAATAACCGGTCGTCCTAAAGGATACATGCGCCAGTTTGGCCTTTCACGTATCCAGTTCAGGGAAATGGCATCAAAGGGTCAAATTCCGGGAGTTAAAAAAGCAAGTTGGTAA
- the secY gene encoding preprotein translocase subunit SecY, with protein MGFVQTVKNIWKIEDLRQRLLITLGFIAIYRFGSFVVLPGINPESLVALQQNASSGLLSLLDMFSGGAFANASIFALGIMPYISASIVMQLLGIAVPAFQKMQREGESGRTKINQYTRYLTVAILLIQGPAYLYGAVGAAIPGGFWDWVLPSTVILAGGSMFILWLGERITDKGVGNGISFIILIGIIARLPQAIVAEFDRLLNAPGGLVLLLLELLFLVAVTAAAIMLVQGVRKVPVQYAKRIVGNKQYGGVRQYIPLKVNAANVMPIIFAQALMFIPITFAQFSVSEGGGFWAALMNPGSFWYNLLFGLMIIAFTYFYTAITVNPVQMAEDLKRNNGFIPGVKPGKKTAEYIDTIMSRITLPGSFFLAIVAILPAFAGLMGINSMFAQFFGGTSLLILVGVVLDTLQQIESHLLMRHYDGFLKSGAKIKGRTGSAAVY; from the coding sequence ATGGGATTCGTACAAACTGTTAAGAACATATGGAAAATAGAAGATCTCAGACAGAGACTTCTGATAACCCTTGGATTTATTGCCATTTACAGGTTTGGTTCCTTCGTAGTTTTACCAGGTATTAATCCTGAATCACTAGTAGCACTTCAGCAAAATGCAAGCTCCGGATTACTTAGCTTGTTAGATATGTTTTCCGGTGGAGCATTTGCTAATGCATCTATATTTGCACTTGGTATTATGCCTTATATTTCTGCATCTATTGTAATGCAGTTATTAGGTATTGCAGTACCTGCTTTCCAGAAGATGCAACGAGAAGGCGAAAGTGGAAGAACCAAAATTAATCAGTATACCCGTTACTTAACAGTAGCGATTCTACTGATTCAGGGACCTGCATATCTTTATGGTGCTGTAGGTGCAGCCATACCTGGTGGATTCTGGGATTGGGTGTTACCATCAACAGTTATTCTTGCAGGTGGCAGTATGTTTATTCTTTGGCTTGGTGAACGTATAACTGACAAAGGAGTTGGTAATGGTATCTCATTTATCATTCTTATAGGTATTATTGCTCGTCTGCCTCAAGCAATTGTTGCTGAATTCGACAGACTATTGAACGCTCCCGGTGGATTAGTTCTACTATTGCTTGAGCTGTTATTCTTAGTTGCTGTTACAGCAGCTGCAATTATGCTTGTACAAGGAGTAAGAAAAGTACCTGTACAGTATGCTAAAAGAATTGTAGGTAATAAGCAATATGGTGGAGTAAGGCAGTATATACCGCTTAAGGTAAATGCAGCAAATGTTATGCCTATAATTTTTGCTCAAGCATTAATGTTTATTCCAATCACTTTTGCACAGTTTTCTGTTAGTGAAGGTGGAGGCTTTTGGGCAGCATTAATGAACCCGGGAAGTTTCTGGTACAATCTATTATTTGGATTGATGATCATTGCTTTTACCTATTTCTACACTGCGATTACTGTTAATCCTGTGCAGATGGCGGAAGATTTGAAACGTAATAATGGATTCATTCCAGGAGTGAAACCAGGCAAAAAGACAGCTGAGTATATCGATACAATAATGTCGAGAATAACATTGCCCGGATCTTTTTTCCTTGCAATTGTTGCTATACTACCTGCGTTTGCCGGTCTAATGGGAATTAATTCTATGTTTGCCCAGTTTTTTGGAGGTACATCTCTTTTGATTCTAGTAGGTGTTGTACTTGATACTTTACAACAGATAGAAAGTCATCTTCTGATGCGTCATTATGATGGTTTCCTGAAATCCGGAGCTAAAATCAAAGGCAGAACAGGTTCTGCTGCTGTCTATTAA
- the ykgO gene encoding type B 50S ribosomal protein L36, with protein MKVRASLKKRSADCKIVRRKGRLYVINKKNPKFKQRQG; from the coding sequence ATGAAAGTAAGAGCATCTTTAAAGAAACGTTCGGCCGACTGCAAAATAGTTAGAAGAAAAGGCCGTTTGTATGTTATTAATAAAAAGAATCCTAAGTTTAAACAACGTCAGGGATAA
- a CDS encoding DNA-directed RNA polymerase subunit alpha produces the protein MAILAFQKPDKVIMLQEDTFSGKFEFRPLEPGYGITIGNALRRILLSSLEGFAITSVKIDGVEHEFASIPGVIEDVTGIILNLKKVRFKRIVEEFETEKVSIAISGTEVFKAGDIGKLLTGFEVLNPELEICRMNKKAEIRLELTINKGRGYVSADENREMLATDDVQAIAIDSIFTPIRNVKYEIEDYRIEQKTDYEKLVIEIITDGSIAPKEALKEAAKILIQHFVLFSDDNKIMLETTDTEGIEEFDEEVLHMRQLLKRKLSDLNLSVRALNCLKAADVETLGQLVQHNKNDLLKFRNFGKKSLTELEELLDGLNLTFGMDISKYKLDKD, from the coding sequence ATGGCAATATTAGCATTCCAAAAACCCGATAAAGTAATCATGTTACAGGAGGATACCTTCTCCGGTAAGTTTGAATTTCGTCCGTTGGAACCCGGATATGGCATAACTATAGGCAACGCCTTACGCCGTATTCTACTTTCTTCGCTCGAAGGATTCGCGATTACTTCGGTAAAAATTGACGGAGTGGAGCATGAATTTGCCTCCATACCCGGCGTTATAGAAGATGTGACAGGAATCATTTTGAATCTGAAGAAAGTAAGATTCAAAAGGATAGTGGAAGAGTTCGAAACAGAAAAAGTGAGCATCGCTATTTCGGGAACGGAAGTGTTTAAAGCCGGAGATATTGGTAAATTACTAACCGGTTTCGAAGTTCTTAATCCCGAACTTGAAATTTGTCGTATGAATAAAAAGGCGGAAATACGCCTTGAACTGACAATAAACAAGGGAAGGGGTTATGTCTCAGCTGACGAAAATCGCGAAATGCTTGCAACAGATGATGTACAAGCAATAGCAATTGATTCAATCTTTACTCCTATACGAAACGTGAAATACGAAATCGAGGATTATCGAATTGAACAGAAGACTGACTACGAAAAGCTGGTTATTGAAATAATCACAGATGGTTCAATTGCACCTAAAGAAGCATTAAAAGAGGCTGCTAAAATACTTATTCAGCATTTTGTATTGTTTTCAGATGATAATAAGATTATGCTGGAAACAACAGATACAGAAGGTATTGAAGAGTTCGATGAAGAAGTGCTTCATATGCGTCAGTTACTGAAACGCAAATTGTCTGATCTTAATCTTTCAGTTAGAGCTCTTAACTGTTTAAAAGCTGCTGATGTAGAAACTTTAGGACAATTAGTTCAGCACAACAAGAACGATCTGCTTAAATTCCGTAACTTTGGTAAGAAATCACTAACAGAGCTAGAAGAATTGCTCGATGGACTGAATCTTACTTTTGGTATGGATATCTCGAAATACAAATTAGATAAAGACTAG
- the rplX gene encoding 50S ribosomal protein L24 produces MTKLHIKKGDTVYVNAGEDKGKTGRVLEILVKKNRAIVEGVNVVSKHAKPSAQNPNGGIEKKEASVHISNLNPVDPKTGKPTRVGRKADSKGKNVRYAKRSGEELK; encoded by the coding sequence ATGACAAAATTACATATAAAGAAAGGTGATACAGTTTACGTAAATGCTGGCGAAGATAAAGGTAAAACCGGTCGCGTGCTTGAGATCCTTGTAAAAAAGAATCGAGCTATAGTTGAAGGCGTAAATGTTGTATCAAAGCATGCTAAACCCAGCGCACAAAATCCAAACGGTGGAATAGAAAAGAAAGAGGCATCTGTGCATATTTCTAATCTAAATCCTGTAGATCCAAAGACAGGAAAACCAACTCGCGTAGGTAGAAAAGCAGATAGTAAAGGAAAAAATGTACGTTACGCTAAAAGATCAGGGGAGGAATTGAAATGA
- the rplE gene encoding 50S ribosomal protein L5, which translates to MSETTTKYEVSLKNDYKERIVPSLMKEFGYKSIMQAPKLEKIVINQGLGIAVADKKIIETAINELTAITGQKAVATVSRKDISNFKLRKKMPIGVRVTLRNEKMYEFLERLVRVALPRIRDFKGIGGKLDGRGNYTLGIEEQIIFPEINIDNVPRILGMNITFVTNAQTDEEGYALLREFGLPFRTKQNQ; encoded by the coding sequence ATGAGTGAAACTACAACAAAATACGAGGTAAGTCTGAAAAATGACTATAAAGAGCGTATCGTTCCCTCATTAATGAAAGAATTCGGCTATAAGTCCATAATGCAGGCTCCAAAACTTGAGAAAATCGTTATTAATCAAGGTTTGGGTATTGCGGTAGCAGATAAGAAAATTATCGAAACAGCTATAAATGAACTTACAGCAATAACTGGTCAAAAAGCTGTCGCTACTGTATCAAGAAAAGATATTTCTAACTTCAAGCTTCGTAAGAAAATGCCAATTGGAGTTCGTGTTACATTGCGAAACGAAAAAATGTATGAATTCCTTGAAAGACTTGTACGTGTAGCTTTACCACGTATACGTGACTTTAAGGGCATTGGTGGTAAACTAGACGGAAGAGGAAATTATACTCTAGGTATAGAGGAACAGATTATCTTCCCTGAGATTAACATTGATAATGTTCCTCGTATTCTTGGAATGAATATTACTTTTGTAACTAATGCTCAAACTGACGAAGAGGGATATGCACTTTTAAGAGAGTTTGGATTACCATTTAGAACAAAACAAAATCAATAG
- a CDS encoding NAD(P)/FAD-dependent oxidoreductase, translating into MKKKIVVAGCGFGGLQFVNHLKKNMYDIIVFDKVNHHQFPPLFYQVAASQIEPSTVSFPIRKIFQNRRDVRIRMASVISVNDAEKYIETSIGRFSYDYLVISTGTSTNFYGNKQVEENALGLKSTYQSINVRNEILHNFEELLYVDNKEGHYNIVIVGGGATGVELAGAFAEMTKEILPKDYPNIDKKKVNVYLLEGGTNTLANMSPFAQKYSQKQLRKMGVIVKTGTIVTDYDGEMVTLNNGEQIPTKNLIWSAGVIGNSIGGIPEESILRNGRVRVDRYNKVQGLSNVYAIGDVAYMETEKYPNGHPQLANVAIGQGKNLARNLMRQDNSNKPLKQYEYRNLGTMATIGRNKAVVDLPFIKFKGYFAWLVWMFLHLMLILSVRNKLVVFINWAWNYVTKNNSLRLILKDSD; encoded by the coding sequence ATGAAAAAAAAGATTGTTGTTGCAGGTTGCGGGTTTGGTGGATTACAATTCGTAAACCATCTAAAAAAAAATATGTATGATATCATAGTTTTTGATAAAGTAAATCATCATCAGTTTCCACCTCTGTTTTATCAGGTGGCAGCTTCACAGATTGAACCATCTACGGTATCTTTCCCCATCAGAAAAATCTTCCAGAATAGAAGAGATGTACGCATTAGAATGGCATCAGTAATTTCAGTAAATGATGCTGAAAAGTATATAGAAACATCTATTGGTAGATTTAGTTACGATTATTTGGTGATCTCTACTGGAACAAGTACTAATTTTTATGGTAATAAACAGGTAGAAGAGAATGCACTGGGGTTAAAATCAACCTATCAGTCAATTAACGTACGTAATGAGATATTGCATAATTTTGAAGAACTTCTATATGTCGATAACAAAGAAGGGCATTACAATATCGTAATAGTAGGAGGAGGTGCAACAGGTGTTGAACTAGCAGGTGCATTTGCTGAGATGACAAAAGAGATACTTCCCAAGGACTATCCCAACATAGATAAAAAAAAGGTCAATGTTTATCTATTAGAAGGAGGAACTAACACACTGGCAAATATGAGTCCTTTTGCCCAGAAATACTCTCAGAAACAACTGCGGAAAATGGGAGTAATAGTAAAAACCGGAACCATTGTAACCGATTATGACGGTGAAATGGTTACTCTTAATAACGGAGAGCAGATCCCAACAAAGAACCTAATATGGTCGGCAGGAGTCATCGGTAACTCAATAGGAGGTATTCCTGAAGAATCCATTCTTCGAAATGGACGTGTCAGAGTTGACAGGTATAATAAGGTACAGGGACTTTCAAACGTTTATGCCATAGGTGATGTAGCATATATGGAGACCGAGAAATATCCCAATGGTCACCCACAACTAGCAAATGTTGCCATAGGTCAAGGAAAGAACCTCGCACGTAATTTAATGAGGCAGGATAACTCCAATAAGCCATTGAAACAGTACGAATATCGGAACCTGGGTACAATGGCTACGATTGGTAGAAATAAAGCAGTAGTGGATCTCCCTTTTATCAAATTCAAAGGATATTTTGCTTGGTTAGTGTGGATGTTCCTTCACTTAATGCTTATACTGAGCGTAAGAAACAAGTTAGTAGTCTTTATAAACTGGGCATGGAATTATGTCACTAAGAATAATTCACTTCGACTAATTCTGAAAGACAGCGATTGA
- the rplF gene encoding 50S ribosomal protein L6 — MSRIGKLPIKVPAGVTITVGKDNAVTVKGPKGELSQKVEGGMIIELNDGELTINRPDESKESRSLHGLYRSLLNNMVIGVSEGFRKELELVGVGYRVSNNGQILDLSLGYTHSILLELPKEIKVETKMERNKNPLILLESCDKQLLGQVCAKIRSFRKPEPYKGKGVRFVGEQVRRKSGKTAAK, encoded by the coding sequence ATGTCAAGAATAGGAAAATTACCCATAAAAGTGCCTGCGGGCGTTACTATAACAGTGGGGAAAGATAATGCGGTTACAGTTAAAGGTCCAAAAGGTGAGTTAAGCCAGAAGGTTGAGGGAGGTATGATTATCGAACTTAATGATGGTGAACTTACAATCAACAGACCAGATGAGTCAAAAGAAAGCCGCTCACTGCATGGTTTATATCGTTCTTTATTGAACAATATGGTTATTGGTGTTTCGGAAGGTTTCCGTAAAGAACTGGAATTAGTAGGTGTTGGTTATCGAGTTTCAAACAATGGACAGATTCTCGATTTATCACTTGGTTACACTCACTCTATACTTTTGGAACTACCTAAAGAAATTAAGGTTGAAACTAAGATGGAAAGAAACAAGAACCCTCTTATTTTACTGGAATCTTGTGATAAACAACTACTGGGACAGGTTTGTGCAAAAATACGCTCATTCCGTAAACCTGAACCTTATAAAGGAAAAGGTGTACGTTTTGTTGGTGAACAGGTTCGCCGCAAATCTGGTAAAACAGCAGCTAAATAA
- the infA gene encoding translation initiation factor IF-1 yields MAKQAAIEQDGTIVEALSNAMFRVELENGHEITAHISGKMRMHYIRILPGDRVRVEMSPYDLTKGRISFRYK; encoded by the coding sequence ATGGCTAAACAAGCAGCAATAGAACAGGACGGAACGATTGTTGAAGCATTATCAAATGCAATGTTTCGTGTTGAACTTGAAAACGGGCATGAGATCACTGCTCATATATCCGGCAAAATGCGAATGCATTATATTAGAATTTTACCCGGAGATAGAGTAAGAGTTGAGATGTCACCCTATGATCTTACGAAAGGAAGAATTTCGTTCAGATATAAATAA
- the rpsE gene encoding 30S ribosomal protein S5 encodes MARDNNKVKTTNDIELKDRLVAINRTTKVTKGGRTFTFAAMVVVGDEDGIVGWGLGKAGEVATAIAKGVEAAKKNLIKVPIYKGTIPHQQTARFGGAEVFLKPAVTGTGVKAGGAMRAVLESVGITDVLAKSKGSSNPHNLVKATILALTELRDPLTVAQNRGVSMEKVFKG; translated from the coding sequence ATGGCTAGAGATAATAACAAAGTAAAAACTACAAACGATATCGAGTTAAAAGACCGTTTAGTGGCTATTAATCGTACTACTAAGGTAACAAAAGGTGGACGTACTTTCACATTTGCTGCTATGGTAGTTGTAGGTGATGAAGACGGCATCGTAGGTTGGGGCTTAGGAAAAGCAGGTGAAGTTGCAACAGCTATTGCAAAAGGTGTAGAAGCTGCTAAGAAAAACCTGATAAAAGTACCAATTTATAAAGGTACAATTCCACATCAGCAAACAGCACGTTTTGGTGGTGCTGAGGTGTTTTTGAAACCTGCAGTTACAGGAACAGGAGTAAAAGCAGGAGGTGCTATGCGCGCTGTGCTTGAGAGTGTTGGTATTACAGACGTTCTTGCAAAGTCTAAAGGATCATCTAATCCTCACAACCTTGTGAAAGCCACTATTCTCGCGCTTACTGAATTGAGAGATCCATTAACGGTAGCTCAAAACAGAGGTGTAAGTATGGAAAAAGTATTTAAAGGATAA
- the rpsK gene encoding 30S ribosomal protein S11, whose translation MAKRTVAAKKRNVKVSAVGQAHISSSFNNIIVSLTNENGEVISWSSAGKMGFRSSKKNTPYAAQMVAGDCAKVAYDLGLRKVKAYVKGPGNGRESAIRTIHGSGIEVTEIVDVTPLPHNGCRPPKARKV comes from the coding sequence ATGGCAAAAAGAACAGTTGCAGCTAAGAAGAGAAATGTAAAAGTAAGTGCAGTAGGACAAGCACACATCTCTTCATCATTCAACAACATAATTGTATCGCTTACAAACGAAAACGGCGAAGTAATCAGTTGGTCATCAGCTGGTAAAATGGGATTCAGAAGTTCCAAAAAAAATACTCCATATGCAGCACAAATGGTTGCAGGGGACTGTGCTAAAGTAGCATATGATTTAGGATTGCGTAAAGTGAAAGCTTATGTGAAAGGTCCTGGAAACGGACGTGAATCGGCAATCAGAACAATTCATGGGTCAGGCATTGAAGTTACTGAGATTGTAGATGTGACACCACTACCTCATAATGGATGCCGTCCACCAAAAGCCAGAAAAGTTTAA
- the rpsM gene encoding 30S ribosomal protein S13 — translation MAIRIVGVDLPQNKRGEVALTYIYGIGRSAANTILTKAEVDRDIKVKDWTDDQAARIREIISTEFKVEGDLRSEVQLNIKRLMDIGCYRGIRHRIGLPVRGQSTKNNARTRKGRKKTVANKKKATK, via the coding sequence ATGGCAATAAGAATTGTTGGTGTCGATCTGCCGCAGAATAAAAGGGGTGAAGTTGCCCTTACCTATATTTATGGCATTGGAAGAAGCGCAGCTAACACCATTTTAACAAAAGCAGAAGTTGATAGAGATATCAAAGTAAAAGACTGGACTGACGATCAGGCTGCCCGGATTCGTGAGATTATCTCCACAGAATTTAAAGTAGAAGGAGATCTTCGTTCTGAGGTGCAACTTAACATTAAGAGATTAATGGATATTGGTTGCTATAGAGGAATTCGTCATCGTATCGGATTACCCGTACGAGGACAGAGTACTAAAAATAATGCACGTACTCGAAAAGGAAGAAAGAAAACCGTTGCTAACAAGAAAAAAGCTACTAAATAA
- the rplO gene encoding 50S ribosomal protein L15: protein MNLSNLKPAAGATKSSKRIGRGEGSGKGGTSTKGHKGQKSRSGYSKKVGFEGGQMPLQRRVPKFGFKPLKRVEYKAINLETLQELADTQKLTKIDTEVLLNAGLITKKHLVKILGKGALTSKLEVEAHAFSKTAEQAIITAGGTAVKL from the coding sequence ATGAATTTATCGAATTTAAAACCGGCTGCAGGTGCTACTAAATCCAGCAAAAGAATTGGCCGTGGTGAAGGCTCGGGTAAAGGCGGTACCTCAACAAAAGGTCATAAAGGACAAAAATCAAGATCTGGCTATTCAAAGAAAGTCGGTTTCGAAGGAGGACAGATGCCATTACAGCGTCGTGTTCCTAAATTCGGATTTAAACCTTTAAAAAGAGTTGAGTATAAAGCTATAAATTTAGAGACTCTTCAGGAATTAGCAGATACACAGAAGTTGACTAAAATTGATACTGAAGTTTTACTGAATGCAGGTTTAATTACTAAGAAGCATTTAGTTAAGATATTAGGTAAAGGTGCGTTGACTTCTAAATTGGAAGTGGAAGCTCATGCTTTCTCTAAAACTGCTGAACAGGCAATTATAACTGCAGGCGGAACCGCTGTAAAACTCTAA
- the rpmD gene encoding 50S ribosomal protein L30 gives MATIKIKQTKSRIGAPKDQKRTLDSLGLTKMNRVVEHEDNATIRGLINKVHHLVTVIE, from the coding sequence ATGGCTACAATAAAAATAAAACAGACTAAAAGCAGAATCGGTGCTCCTAAAGATCAGAAAAGAACATTGGATAGTTTAGGGCTTACCAAGATGAATCGAGTGGTTGAACATGAAGATAATGCCACAATTAGAGGTCTTATAAATAAAGTTCACCATTTGGTAACTGTAATAGAATAA
- the rpsD gene encoding 30S ribosomal protein S4 — MARYTGPKSKIARRFGEPIFGPDKVLSKKNYPPGQHGNSRRRKTSEYGIQLREKQRAKYTYGVLEKQFRRTFDKASRSRGITGEVLLQLLEQRLDNMVFRLGIAPTRAAARQLVSHRHIVVNGKVVNIPSYTVKPGDVVGVREKSKSMEVIVNSLTGFNHSKYPWIEWDNSTSSGKLLHIPERADIPESIKEQLIVELYSKQ, encoded by the coding sequence ATGGCAAGATATACTGGTCCAAAATCAAAAATCGCCCGTAGATTTGGCGAACCTATTTTCGGCCCCGATAAAGTTCTTTCTAAAAAGAATTATCCTCCGGGTCAGCATGGGAATTCACGTAGAAGAAAAACCTCTGAATATGGAATTCAGTTACGTGAAAAACAACGTGCGAAATATACATACGGAGTACTGGAAAAACAATTCCGTCGTACTTTTGACAAAGCATCTCGCAGCCGTGGAATTACTGGTGAAGTACTTTTACAGCTGTTAGAGCAAAGACTCGACAACATGGTGTTCCGCTTAGGAATCGCACCTACAAGAGCCGCAGCACGTCAACTTGTTAGTCACCGCCACATTGTAGTAAATGGAAAAGTGGTTAATATCCCTTCTTATACAGTTAAACCAGGGGATGTTGTTGGTGTAAGAGAAAAATCAAAATCGATGGAGGTGATTGTAAACTCTTTAACAGGGTTCAATCATAGTAAATACCCTTGGATAGAATGGGATAACAGCACATCAAGCGGTAAGCTGCTGCATATTCCTGAAAGAGCAGATATCCCGGAAAGTATAAAAGAACAACTCATCGTAGAATTATATTCTAAACAATAA
- the rplR gene encoding 50S ribosomal protein L18 has product MITKNERRLKIKTRVRGKVSGSPERPRLSVYRSNKQIYAQVIDDISGTTLASASSLKIQDKLPKKEMAAKVGEMIAQNAKEAGIETVAFDRNGYLYHGRIKELADAARKGGLKF; this is encoded by the coding sequence ATGATAACTAAAAACGAAAGAAGACTTAAAATAAAAACTCGTGTTCGAGGAAAAGTATCCGGTTCTCCCGAGAGACCACGCCTTTCTGTTTACAGGAGTAATAAGCAGATATACGCACAGGTGATTGATGATATTTCCGGCACTACACTTGCATCAGCATCTTCTCTGAAAATTCAGGATAAACTTCCTAAAAAAGAGATGGCTGCTAAAGTAGGTGAAATGATTGCTCAAAATGCAAAAGAGGCTGGAATCGAAACTGTTGCTTTTGACAGAAACGGTTACCTGTATCATGGAAGAATTAAAGAACTGGCTGATGCCGCTCGTAAAGGAGGACTTAAATTTTAA
- the map gene encoding type I methionyl aminopeptidase yields the protein MIILKTDEEIEFMREANRLVGMTLGELSKHIKPGITTLELDRIAEEFIRDHGAIPTFLGYGGFPNSICTSVNDHIVHGIPNNIPLKDGDIISVDCGTKLRGFCGDSAYTFCVGEVDEKVKDLLRVTKESLYKGIESAKAEGRIGDIGSTIQEYCEKRGYSVVRELVGHGIGREMHEAPEVPNYGRRGTGPKISNGMCIAIEPMINMGGKKVVFESDGWTVRTKDRKPSAHFEHTIAIRNGKADILSTFEFIKETN from the coding sequence ATGATCATACTGAAAACGGACGAGGAAATCGAATTTATGCGCGAAGCAAACCGCTTGGTAGGAATGACTCTCGGTGAGTTATCAAAACATATCAAACCCGGTATTACAACGCTTGAACTTGATAGAATTGCAGAAGAGTTTATCAGAGATCATGGAGCAATTCCTACCTTTTTAGGGTATGGTGGTTTTCCAAATTCAATTTGTACTTCAGTAAACGATCATATAGTTCACGGCATTCCAAATAATATTCCACTTAAAGATGGTGATATTATTTCGGTAGATTGCGGTACTAAATTGCGCGGTTTTTGCGGTGATTCTGCCTATACATTCTGTGTAGGCGAAGTAGATGAAAAGGTTAAAGATCTTTTACGAGTTACTAAAGAATCACTTTACAAAGGAATAGAAAGTGCAAAAGCTGAAGGTAGAATTGGAGATATTGGTTCAACAATACAGGAGTATTGTGAAAAAAGAGGATATTCTGTTGTCCGTGAATTAGTAGGTCATGGAATAGGTAGAGAAATGCATGAAGCCCCCGAAGTGCCAAATTATGGCAGACGAGGTACTGGTCCTAAAATCAGTAATGGTATGTGCATAGCTATCGAGCCAATGATAAATATGGGTGGTAAAAAAGTAGTTTTCGAAAGCGATGGATGGACTGTCAGAACTAAAGACCGAAAACCTTCTGCGCATTTCGAGCATACTATTGCTATTCGTAATGGAAAAGCAGATATTCTTTCAACATTTGAATTTATAAAGGAAACAAACTAA